From a region of the Cucumis sativus cultivar 9930 chromosome 6, Cucumber_9930_V3, whole genome shotgun sequence genome:
- the LOC101212444 gene encoding trafficking protein particle complex subunit 11 isoform X1, with translation MQDYPEELQTPPVRLISLVGCPDLHPTISTHLLSDQPPIHTLAFPDLSKISFLLPPPSPNDSSEPPPSSPPPGIFKRDWLLKHRTKVPAVVAALFPSHHVSGDPAQWLQLCSDLDHLKAVTRSRNIKLVVIIVHSDSKDDINEDRMIALRKRAEVDSKYVVFVNPNDASELMQSLHRLRSFFSELANTYYKDEGRKVKTRIEKRTYNSTELNIRYCFKAAVYAEFLSDWIEALRFYEDAYNKLWEISGIPSRASSIQRLLEIKTIAEQLHFKISTLLLHSGKVTEAVTWFRQHITLYSRLVGEPDTEFLHWEWMSRQFSVFAELLETSSATSLTIPSLGLGTGNKPLTEWEFYPAYYYQLAANYLKQKRSSFEFMLSMYINADELEKTTESLVPSVYVGQYSRLREQVDVMVMQTVTDEEFLNNTIAEEKKHQDPLKMITLLKKAYESYSHAKAQRTSSFCAFQIAKEHYAMDDLEDAKKHFDSVASLYRREGWATLLWEVLGYLRELSRKHGTVKDYLEYSLEMAALPISSDFHMLSLRSQDCCPVGPATLEQREKIHNEVFNLVHEKSVLTSVEHGKELKVTGDNPVHLEIDLVSPLRLVLLASVAFHEQVIKPGMTTLITVSLLSHLPLTIELDQLEVQFNQPECNFIIMNAERLPSAMMEGDQHDNRVEQAPSLALSSNKWLRMTYQIKSDQSGKLECTSVIAKIRPNFTICCRAESPVSMDDLPLWKFEDHVETLPTKDPALAFSGLRSIQVEELDPEVDLTLSASTPALVGETFIVPVTVVSKGPDIHAGELKINLVDVRGGGLFSPRETEHIADSHHVELLGISCVEDGAESHLISDEEMKIKQSFGLISVPFLKSGESWSCKLQIKWHRPKPIMLYVSLGYSPLSNEPNAQKINVHRSLQIDGKPAVTIGHHFLLPFRWDPLLLSRTKANPPSDQSLSLPLNEPCVLVISARNCTEVPLQLVSMSIEADNDEIEEKSCSIQTASSNLVDRALLVPGEEFKKVFTVTSEINSSKIRLGNVLLRWKRYSRTKDQHDSNIASVLTTQRLPDVDIEFSPLIVCMESPPYAILGEPFTYFIKIKNQSKLLQEIKFSLADVQSFVISGSHDDTISILPKSEHILSYKLVPLASGMLQLPRFTLTSARYSASFQPSMAESTVFVFPSKPPCELAKNGDAGPETCGPVSTSLS, from the exons atgCAGGATTATCCTGAAGAGCTTCAAACTCCGCCCGTGAGGCTGATTTCCCTCGTCGGATGTCCCGACCTTCACCCCACCATATCCACTCACCTCCTCTCCGACCAGCCTCCGATCCACACCCTCGCCTTCCCCGACCTCTCCAAGATCTCCTTTCTGCTCCCTCCTCCTTCCCCCAATGACTCCTCTGAACCTCCTCCTTCCTCTCCCCCTCCCGGTATCTTCAAGAGGGATTGGCTTCTTAAGCATCGCACCAAGGTTCCTGCTGTTGTTGCTGCTCTTTTTCCCTCTCATCATGTTTCCGGCGATCCTGCTCAGTGGCTTCAACTCTGCTCCGATCTTGATCACCTCAA AGCTGTGACTCGTTCTAGGAACATCAAATtagttgttattattgttcATTCCGATTCCAAAG ATGATATCAATGAGGATCGGATGATTGCTTTACGCAAACGTGCTGAAGTGGACTCAAAATATGTTGTCTTTGTTAATCCTAACGATGCCTCGGAACTAATGCAGTCGCTTCACAG GTTGCGAAGCTTCTTCTCAGAACTAGCAAATACATATTATAAAGATGAAGGAAGAAAGGTGAAAACTCGAATTGAAAAGAGGACTTACAATTCCACTGAGTTGAATATTCGGTATTGCTTTAAA GCTGCCGTTTATGCAGAGTTTCTTAGTGACTGGATTGAAGCTTTACGGTTTTACGAGGATGCCTACAACAAGCTGTGGGAG ATTTCAGGGATACCATCAAGGGCCTCATCAATTCAGCGGTTGCTCGAGATTAAAACAATTGCAGAGCAGTTACACTTTAAGATATCAACCTTGTTATTGCACAGTGGCAAGGTCACTGAAGCAGTGACATGGTTCCGCCAACATATTACCTTGTACAGTAGGCTAGTTGGAGAGCCAGATACTGAGTTTCTTCACTGGGAATGGATGAGTAGACAGTTTTCGGTATTTGCAGAGTTGCTAGAGACAAGCTCAGCAACCAGTCTTACCATCCCATCACTGGGTTTAGGCACTGGAAACAAGCCTTTAACTGAATGGGAGTTCTATCCTGCTTATTACTATCAG TTAGCTGCTAATTATCTGAAGCAGAAGAGATCATCTTTTGAGTTTATGTTGTCAATGTATATTAATGCGGATGAATTGGAAAAAACTACTGAGTCTTTGGTGCCATCAGTATATGTGGGGCAGTATTCTAGGTTACGTGAACAAGTTGATGTAATGGTTATGCAAAC TGTTACCGATGAAGAGTTTTTGAACAATACCATTGCCGAAgagaaaaaacatcaagatCCATTAAAGATGATTACTCTTCTCAAAAAAGCTTACGAGTCATATAGTCATGCCAAAGCCCAGAGAACGAGCTCCTTTTGTGCATTCCAGATAGCTAAAGAGCATTATGCAATGGATGATTTAGAAGATgcaaaaaaacattttgacaGTGTTGCGAGTTTATATAGGAGAGAGGGATGGGCCACTTTGTTATGGGAAGTCCTTGGTTACCTGCGAGAGTTGTCTAGGAAACATGGTACTGTGAAAGATTATTTGGAGTACTCTCTTGAAATGGCTGCACTGCCCATATCATCTGATTTTCATATGCTCTCTCTCAGATCCCAAGATTGCTGCCCAGTGGGCCCCGCAACTCTAGAACAGAGGGAAAAAATCCACAACGAAGTATTTAATCTCGTTCATGAAAAATCAGTATTGACCTCAGTTGAACATGGCAAAGAGCTCAAAGTAACAGGAGACAATCCTGTACATCTTGAAATTGATCTAGTGAGCCCTCTTAGATTAGTACTTCTTGCTTCAGTTGCTTTTCATGAACAAGTAATCAAGCCCGGGATGACTACTTTGATTACCGTGTCACTTCTATCTCACTTGCCCCTTACCATTGAACTTGATCAATTAGAAGTTCAATTTAATCAACCAGAGTGTAACTTTATCATAATGAATGCTGAAAGACTTCCTTCTGCTATGATGGAGGGTGATCAACATGATAACAGAGTTGAGCAAGCTCCTTCTCTTGCACTTTCCTCAAATAAATGGCTACGGATgacatatcaaataaaatctg aTCAAAGTGGGAAACTTGAATGCACCTCTGTTATTGCAAAGATACGACCAAACTTTACAATTTGTTGCAGAGCTGAAAGCCCTGTTTCAATGGATGATTTACCTCTCTGGAAGTTTGAAGATCATGTGGAGACACTCCCAACCAAGGATCCTGCTCTAGCCTTTTCTGGCCTGAGGTCAATCCAGGTTGAAGAACTTGACCCAGAAGTAGATCTTACTTTAAGTGCTTCTACCCCTGCATTAGTTGGAGAGACTTTCATTGTACCTGTAACAGTAGTCTCCAAGGGTCCTGATATCCACGCTGGTGAGTTGAAGATCAACCTGGTTGATGTGCGAGGAGGTGGTTTATTTAGCCCAAGGGAAACAGAACACATTGCTGATAGCCATCATGTTGAGCTTCTTGGCATTTCTTGTGTTGAAGATGGTGCAGAATCACATTTGATCTCcgatgaagaaatgaagattaaACAGTCCTTTGGATTGATTTCTGTTCCATTTCTAAAAAGTGGAGAGTCTTGGTCCTGCAAACTGCAAATTAAGTGGCATCGACCTAAGCCCATTATGCTTTATGTATCCCTGGGTTATTCTCCACTTAGCAATGAACCAAATGCTCAAAAAATCAATGTCCACAGGAGCTTGCAGATTGACGGAAAGCCTGCCGTCACAATTGGTCATCACTTTTTGCTGCCTTTCCGGTGGGACCCGTTGTTGCTTTCAAGGACTAAAGCAAACCCTCCATCTGACCAGTCACTATCTCTGCCTCTAAACGAACCTTGCGTACTTGTGATCAGTGCCCGGAATTGCACCGAGGTCCCACTGCAACTAGTATCCATGTCAATTGAAGCAGATAATGACGAGATTGAAGAAAAGTCATGTTCCATACAAACTGCTAGCAGCAACCTTGTAGACCGGGCTCTTCTTGTGCCTGGGGAAGAATTTAAGAAGGTTTTCACTGTCACTTCTGAGATAAATTCATCAAAGATTAGGTTAGGAAATGTGTTACTTAGGTGGAAAAGATACTCGAGGACTAAAGACCAACATGATTCTAATATTGCTTCAGTCTTGACCACGCAGAGGCTTCCTGATGTAGATATAGAGTTTTCACCTTTAATCGTGTGCATGGAGAGTCCTCCTTATGCCATCCTTGGAGAACCATTCACATACtttataaagattaaaaatcaatccaaGTTATTACAAGAAATCAAGTTTTCTTTAGCAGATGTACAGAGTTTTGTGATATCTGGTTCTCATGATGATACAATTTCAATACTTCCTAAATCCGAGCACATCCTTAGCTACAAGCTGGTTCCTTTGGCTTCAGGTATGCTACAGTTGCCCAGATTTACTT
- the LOC101212444 gene encoding trafficking protein particle complex subunit 11 isoform X2: protein MIALRKRAEVDSKYVVFVNPNDASELMQSLHRLRSFFSELANTYYKDEGRKVKTRIEKRTYNSTELNIRYCFKAAVYAEFLSDWIEALRFYEDAYNKLWEISGIPSRASSIQRLLEIKTIAEQLHFKISTLLLHSGKVTEAVTWFRQHITLYSRLVGEPDTEFLHWEWMSRQFSVFAELLETSSATSLTIPSLGLGTGNKPLTEWEFYPAYYYQLAANYLKQKRSSFEFMLSMYINADELEKTTESLVPSVYVGQYSRLREQVDVMVMQTVTDEEFLNNTIAEEKKHQDPLKMITLLKKAYESYSHAKAQRTSSFCAFQIAKEHYAMDDLEDAKKHFDSVASLYRREGWATLLWEVLGYLRELSRKHGTVKDYLEYSLEMAALPISSDFHMLSLRSQDCCPVGPATLEQREKIHNEVFNLVHEKSVLTSVEHGKELKVTGDNPVHLEIDLVSPLRLVLLASVAFHEQVIKPGMTTLITVSLLSHLPLTIELDQLEVQFNQPECNFIIMNAERLPSAMMEGDQHDNRVEQAPSLALSSNKWLRMTYQIKSDQSGKLECTSVIAKIRPNFTICCRAESPVSMDDLPLWKFEDHVETLPTKDPALAFSGLRSIQVEELDPEVDLTLSASTPALVGETFIVPVTVVSKGPDIHAGELKINLVDVRGGGLFSPRETEHIADSHHVELLGISCVEDGAESHLISDEEMKIKQSFGLISVPFLKSGESWSCKLQIKWHRPKPIMLYVSLGYSPLSNEPNAQKINVHRSLQIDGKPAVTIGHHFLLPFRWDPLLLSRTKANPPSDQSLSLPLNEPCVLVISARNCTEVPLQLVSMSIEADNDEIEEKSCSIQTASSNLVDRALLVPGEEFKKVFTVTSEINSSKIRLGNVLLRWKRYSRTKDQHDSNIASVLTTQRLPDVDIEFSPLIVCMESPPYAILGEPFTYFIKIKNQSKLLQEIKFSLADVQSFVISGSHDDTISILPKSEHILSYKLVPLASGMLQLPRFTLTSARYSASFQPSMAESTVFVFPSKPPCELAKNGDAGPETCGPVSTSLS, encoded by the exons ATGATTGCTTTACGCAAACGTGCTGAAGTGGACTCAAAATATGTTGTCTTTGTTAATCCTAACGATGCCTCGGAACTAATGCAGTCGCTTCACAG GTTGCGAAGCTTCTTCTCAGAACTAGCAAATACATATTATAAAGATGAAGGAAGAAAGGTGAAAACTCGAATTGAAAAGAGGACTTACAATTCCACTGAGTTGAATATTCGGTATTGCTTTAAA GCTGCCGTTTATGCAGAGTTTCTTAGTGACTGGATTGAAGCTTTACGGTTTTACGAGGATGCCTACAACAAGCTGTGGGAG ATTTCAGGGATACCATCAAGGGCCTCATCAATTCAGCGGTTGCTCGAGATTAAAACAATTGCAGAGCAGTTACACTTTAAGATATCAACCTTGTTATTGCACAGTGGCAAGGTCACTGAAGCAGTGACATGGTTCCGCCAACATATTACCTTGTACAGTAGGCTAGTTGGAGAGCCAGATACTGAGTTTCTTCACTGGGAATGGATGAGTAGACAGTTTTCGGTATTTGCAGAGTTGCTAGAGACAAGCTCAGCAACCAGTCTTACCATCCCATCACTGGGTTTAGGCACTGGAAACAAGCCTTTAACTGAATGGGAGTTCTATCCTGCTTATTACTATCAG TTAGCTGCTAATTATCTGAAGCAGAAGAGATCATCTTTTGAGTTTATGTTGTCAATGTATATTAATGCGGATGAATTGGAAAAAACTACTGAGTCTTTGGTGCCATCAGTATATGTGGGGCAGTATTCTAGGTTACGTGAACAAGTTGATGTAATGGTTATGCAAAC TGTTACCGATGAAGAGTTTTTGAACAATACCATTGCCGAAgagaaaaaacatcaagatCCATTAAAGATGATTACTCTTCTCAAAAAAGCTTACGAGTCATATAGTCATGCCAAAGCCCAGAGAACGAGCTCCTTTTGTGCATTCCAGATAGCTAAAGAGCATTATGCAATGGATGATTTAGAAGATgcaaaaaaacattttgacaGTGTTGCGAGTTTATATAGGAGAGAGGGATGGGCCACTTTGTTATGGGAAGTCCTTGGTTACCTGCGAGAGTTGTCTAGGAAACATGGTACTGTGAAAGATTATTTGGAGTACTCTCTTGAAATGGCTGCACTGCCCATATCATCTGATTTTCATATGCTCTCTCTCAGATCCCAAGATTGCTGCCCAGTGGGCCCCGCAACTCTAGAACAGAGGGAAAAAATCCACAACGAAGTATTTAATCTCGTTCATGAAAAATCAGTATTGACCTCAGTTGAACATGGCAAAGAGCTCAAAGTAACAGGAGACAATCCTGTACATCTTGAAATTGATCTAGTGAGCCCTCTTAGATTAGTACTTCTTGCTTCAGTTGCTTTTCATGAACAAGTAATCAAGCCCGGGATGACTACTTTGATTACCGTGTCACTTCTATCTCACTTGCCCCTTACCATTGAACTTGATCAATTAGAAGTTCAATTTAATCAACCAGAGTGTAACTTTATCATAATGAATGCTGAAAGACTTCCTTCTGCTATGATGGAGGGTGATCAACATGATAACAGAGTTGAGCAAGCTCCTTCTCTTGCACTTTCCTCAAATAAATGGCTACGGATgacatatcaaataaaatctg aTCAAAGTGGGAAACTTGAATGCACCTCTGTTATTGCAAAGATACGACCAAACTTTACAATTTGTTGCAGAGCTGAAAGCCCTGTTTCAATGGATGATTTACCTCTCTGGAAGTTTGAAGATCATGTGGAGACACTCCCAACCAAGGATCCTGCTCTAGCCTTTTCTGGCCTGAGGTCAATCCAGGTTGAAGAACTTGACCCAGAAGTAGATCTTACTTTAAGTGCTTCTACCCCTGCATTAGTTGGAGAGACTTTCATTGTACCTGTAACAGTAGTCTCCAAGGGTCCTGATATCCACGCTGGTGAGTTGAAGATCAACCTGGTTGATGTGCGAGGAGGTGGTTTATTTAGCCCAAGGGAAACAGAACACATTGCTGATAGCCATCATGTTGAGCTTCTTGGCATTTCTTGTGTTGAAGATGGTGCAGAATCACATTTGATCTCcgatgaagaaatgaagattaaACAGTCCTTTGGATTGATTTCTGTTCCATTTCTAAAAAGTGGAGAGTCTTGGTCCTGCAAACTGCAAATTAAGTGGCATCGACCTAAGCCCATTATGCTTTATGTATCCCTGGGTTATTCTCCACTTAGCAATGAACCAAATGCTCAAAAAATCAATGTCCACAGGAGCTTGCAGATTGACGGAAAGCCTGCCGTCACAATTGGTCATCACTTTTTGCTGCCTTTCCGGTGGGACCCGTTGTTGCTTTCAAGGACTAAAGCAAACCCTCCATCTGACCAGTCACTATCTCTGCCTCTAAACGAACCTTGCGTACTTGTGATCAGTGCCCGGAATTGCACCGAGGTCCCACTGCAACTAGTATCCATGTCAATTGAAGCAGATAATGACGAGATTGAAGAAAAGTCATGTTCCATACAAACTGCTAGCAGCAACCTTGTAGACCGGGCTCTTCTTGTGCCTGGGGAAGAATTTAAGAAGGTTTTCACTGTCACTTCTGAGATAAATTCATCAAAGATTAGGTTAGGAAATGTGTTACTTAGGTGGAAAAGATACTCGAGGACTAAAGACCAACATGATTCTAATATTGCTTCAGTCTTGACCACGCAGAGGCTTCCTGATGTAGATATAGAGTTTTCACCTTTAATCGTGTGCATGGAGAGTCCTCCTTATGCCATCCTTGGAGAACCATTCACATACtttataaagattaaaaatcaatccaaGTTATTACAAGAAATCAAGTTTTCTTTAGCAGATGTACAGAGTTTTGTGATATCTGGTTCTCATGATGATACAATTTCAATACTTCCTAAATCCGAGCACATCCTTAGCTACAAGCTGGTTCCTTTGGCTTCAGGTATGCTACAGTTGCCCAGATTTACTT